The following proteins are encoded in a genomic region of Huiozyma naganishii CBS 8797 chromosome 9, complete genome:
- the DED81 gene encoding asparagine--tRNA ligase DED81 (similar to Saccharomyces cerevisiae DED81 (YHR019C); ancestral locus Anc_1.353), producing MSYYIKESTGVDEASIAGSKEQPFKTPAFALFAHYQAADADAAEPKLFVSKVDENGVEEYLEISASALKKAKKGCEGLKKKAVKQKELQEKQEQQRVDNASKQMAALDISIEEDKSLAPAKKSKIDRSYSMIGERVKISGWIHRFRSNKKVVFVVLRDGSGFIQCVLTGDLALAKQTVELTLESTVTLYGTVTKLPEGKSAPGGVELVVDYYEVVGLAPSGEESFSNKITEDADPSLLLDQRHLALRGETLSGVMKVRAALLRAIRRVYVEEGLTEVTPPCMVQTQVEGGSTLFKLDYYGEEAFLTQSSQLYLETCLPALGDVYCVQESFRAEKSHTRRHLSEYTHIEAELAFLTFEELLEHIETLLVKSVKYVLEDPVAGPIVKQLNPDFVPPQAPFKRLEYKDAIEWLREHQILNEEGKEFEFGDDIAEAAERKMTDTIGVPILLTKFPVEIKSFYMPRCKDDPRVTESVDVLMPTVGEITGGSMRINNIEELMAGFKREGIDPKPYYWFIDQRKYGTCPHGGYGLGTERILAWLCNRYTVRDCSLYPRFSGRCKP from the coding sequence ATGTCTTACTACATCAAGGAATCCACTGGTGTTGACGAGGCGTCTATCGCTGGTTCCAAGGAACAGCCATTCAAGACCCCAGCATTTGCGCTTTTTGCTCACTACCAAGCCGCTGATGCCGATGCTGCGGAACCAAAACTGTTTGTTTCAAAGGTTGATGAAAACggtgttgaagaatatcTAGAAATCAGTGCATCTGCTCTgaagaaggccaagaaggGCTGTGaaggtttgaagaagaaggctgTCAAGCAAAAAGAATTGCAGGAAAAGCAAGAGCAACAACGTGTTGATAACGCTTCGAAGCAAATGGCTGCCTTGGACATTTCCATTGAAGAGGATAAATCGCTTGCACCAGCGAAGAAGTCCAAGATCGACAGATCATACTCCATGATCGGCGAAAGAGTGAAGATTTCTGGTTGGATCCATAGATTCCGTTCCAACAAAAAGGTTGTTTTCGTTGTCCTAAGAGACGGTTCAGGGTTCATTCAGTGTGTCTTGACTGGTGATCTAGCTTTGGCCAAGCAAACCGTCGAACTTACTCTAGAATCTACCGTGACTCTATACGGTACCGTGACAAAGTTGCCTGAAGGTAAGAGTGCACCAGGTGGCGTTGAGCTGGTTGTCGATTATTACGAAGTTGTTGGTTTGGCACCATCCGGTGAAGAGTCCTTTAGCAACAAGATCACCGAGGATGCAGACCCCTCGCTTCTGCTAGATCAGAGACATTTGGCCCTGAGAGGTGAAACCTTGTCAGGTGTTATGAAGGTTCGTGCCGCTCTACTGCGCGCCATTAGACGCGTTTACGTTGAGGAAGGTTTGACAGAAGTCACCCCCCCATGTATGGTCCAAACCCAAGTTGAAGGTGGATCCACCTTGTTCAAGTTGGATTACTACGGCGAAGAGGCTTTCTTGACCCAGAGTTCACAACTGTATTTGGAAACCTGTCTACCAGCACTAGGTGATGTTTACTGTGTGCAGGAATCTTTCCGTGCGGAAAAATCACACACCAGAAGACATCTTTCTGAATACACGCACATTGAGGCTGAATTGGCCTTTTTGACGTTTGAGGAACTATTGGAACATATTGAAACGCTGTTGGTGAAATCTGTCAAGTATGTCTTGGAAGACCCAGTGGCAGGTCCAATCGTCAAGCAGTTGAACCCTGACTTCGTCCCCCCACAGGCCCCATTCAAGAGACTAGAGTACAAGGATGCTATAGAATGGTTGAGAGAACACCAAATCTTGAACGAAGAGGGTAAAGAATTTGAGTTTGGTGACGATATCGCTGAAGCTGccgaaagaaaaatgacCGATACTATCGGTGTTCCAATCTTGTTGACGAAGTTCCCAGTCGAGATTAAGTCTTTCTACATGCCTCGTTGCAAGGACGACCCAAGAGTCACTGAATCTGTCGATGTTTTGATGCCAACTGTCGGTGAAATCACCGGTGGTTCCATGAGAATTAACAACATCGAAGAGCTAATGGCCGGCTTCAAGCGTGAGGGCATCGATCCAAAGCCTTACTATTGGTTCATTGACCAGAGAAAATACGGTACCT
- the TOS7 gene encoding Tos7p (similar to Saccharomyces cerevisiae YFR012W and YOL019W; ancestral locus Anc_1.371) has protein sequence MGKSSVFFTIIAVFQFIAMAFLIIACVTAPVFKQIGLSKVDGITYGVFGYCSSSDGCSKAAASYHPETLSSDTVTWRLNDAARGRLGRILIVTPLAAGLNFLAFLCTVASLIFSIVNDEGSIYAALFIVNLVFDLLGFFSSALICIVGLLLFFPHVTWCCWLLLPAAILPLLTIPIIFISYMSNENIHSEDGLGERERGQLLQAEHEYSQQDIADSFNKPPAVIPDIVPASENFYKTSSSSMDYSSNQEKKSMDDFEVHTVEKQDTIQQSSNFNSTANLLHGEEGDDVLDEYVEKRGSYTAYSAIDSDGHGTHNSRKTNPLNFNPPSIDSSNFSATGMIEKDNQPNKLLEDIMRDQTNNGLPDSQSEESLAESKHSNLTSISRRGANPNYNNQNSLPYPGASTVNSIRAPQGGIAPAQYPTQYGPMNGQMPRQNNAQPYANYGTRQQPLPAGPGQNGMQNRGPPNQAYMQGPLPQQTNMRPINYMNNNHMPPAAAATQGRNFPVPMNQQMRGMPQQYPQNVPLNPGYMNRANGAMPPVQHTAPHFQSAYKKRMVARANMHNNINSAQNMYGFR, from the coding sequence ATGGGGAAATCAAGCGTGTTCTTCACGATCATCGCGGTTTTCCAGTTCATTGCTATGGCGTTTTTGATCATTGCGTGTGTAACAGCACCAGTGTTCAAACAGATTGGACTGTCCAAAGTCGACGGCATAACGTACGGCGTCTTTGGATACTGTTCTAGTAGCGACGGCTGCTCCAAGGCAGCTGCGTCTTACCACCCGGAGACGCTCTCATCGGATACAGTTACCTGGAGATTGAATGACGCTGCAAGAGGCAGGCTGGGCCGTATATTGATTGTCACTCCACTGGCCGCAGGGTTGAATTTTTTGGCATTTCTTTGCACAGTGGCCAGCCTCATCTTCAGTATAGTGAATGACGAGGGCTCGATCTATGCGGCCCTGTTCATAGTTAATCTCGTTTTCGACTTGCTCGGGTTTTTCTCATCGGCACTGATCTGTATTGTCGGACTTTTACTCTTCTTCCCGCACGTCACATGGTGCTGCTGGCTGCTTCTCCCAGCGGCTATACTACCGCTCCTCACGATACcgatcatcttcatcagtTACATGTCGAATGAGAACATTCACTCAGAAGATGGGTTGGGTGAGAGGGAGAGGGGTCAGCTGCTGCAGGCAGAGCACGAGTACTCGCAACAGGACATCGCAGACAGTTTCAACAAACCGCCCGCCGTAATCCCAGATATAGTCCCTGCATCTGAGAACTTCTACAAAACAAGCTCCTCAAGCATGGATTACTCATCGAaccaagagaagaagagtaTGGATGACTTTGAGGTACACACGGTAGAGAAGCAGGATACGATTCAGCAGTCTagcaacttcaacagcacGGCAAACCTGCTTCATGGTGAAGAAGGGGACGATGTGCTGGACGAGTACGTCGAAAAGAGAGGGTCATACACTGCATATTCTGCGATCGACAGCGATGGTCACGGCACTCACAACTCAAGGAAGACTAACCCTCTGAATTTCAACCCTCCCTCGATTGACTCGTCTAATTTTTCAGCTACGGGCATGATCGAAAAGGATAACCAGCCTAACAAGCTGCTGGAGGACATCATGAGAGACCAAACAAACAACGGGTTACCAGACTCACAGAGCGAGGAGAGCCTAGCGGAAAGCAAACACTCAAACTTGACCTCGATATCTCGTAGGGGCGCCAACCCAAACTACAACAATCAAAACTCGCTACCATACCCAGGTGCATCGACCGTCAATTCGATCAGAGCTCCACAGGGCGGCATAGCGCCAGCGCAGTACCCCACGCAATATGGACCAATGAATGGTCAGATGCCACGCCAGAACAACGCCCAGCCGTACGCGAACTACGGCACACGGCAACAACCGTTACCTGCTGGTCCAGGTCAAAATGGTATGCAGAACCGTGGCCCTCCAAACCAGGCGTACATGCAGGGACCCCTCCCACAACAGACAAACATGAGGCCCATAAACTACATGAACAACAATCACATGCCGCCAGCTGCGGCCGCCACACAGGGGAGAAACTTCCCCGTGCCAATGAACCAGCAGATGAGAGGCATGCCCCAACAGTACCCGCAGAATGTGCCACTCAATCCTGGATACATGAACAGAGCAAACGGTGCGATGCCACCGGTACAGCACACTGCCCCACACTTCCAATCTGCGTACAAGAAAAGGATGGTTGCAAGGGCCAACATGCACAATAATATAAACTCTGCTCAAAACATGTACGGGTTCAGGTAA
- the KNAG0I01540 gene encoding proline--tRNA ligase (similar to Saccharomyces cerevisiae YHR020W; ancestral locus Anc_1.352) — MSVEEQFAKLCLESAAAEGATPVKSLVFKPKTAKSATPVPIVVVALQTTATPSPLIAQATKTKDPRLARDDLFKSAFNCETAKSFTVAYLNGVAASSFQLLIDSQLESVADDAVLQLNETLCIKKGELTKFLAQFEPVTADFTQEVKKPEQQQKKKPAQQQTNNASLEDAKLIGITVDKTKDFPGWYQQVLTKGEMLDYYDVSGCYILRPPSYAIWENIQRWFDDKIKGLGVQNAYFPMFVSSRVLEKEKDHVEGFAPEVAWVTRAGSSELEEPIAIRPTSETVMYPYYAKWIQSYRDLPLKLNQWNSVVRWEFKHPQPFLRTREFLWQEGHTVFLTKEEAEEEVLQILDFYSGVYEELLAVPVIKGRKTEKEKFAGGDFTTTCEGYIPQTGRGIQGATSHHLGQNFSKMFNLTVENPQGPQYPKVFAWQNSWGLSTRVIGVMVMIHSDNKGLVIPPRVSQTQAVVIPVGITKKTSDEQRKIIHESARDIESRLKKIGVRAFGDYNDNYTPGWKFSQYELKGVPIRLELGPRDIEQNHVTVVRRSDSQKYNVKLDELETRIPEILEEMQKDLFEKAKEKFDTHRVIVNEWKDFVPNLNKKNILLSPWCGVMECEEDIKESSAKKDDGEELEVDEKSPSMGAKSLCIPFAQPELKKDQKCIKCDRPAIQYCMFGRSY, encoded by the coding sequence ATGTCTGTGGAGGAACAGTTTGCCAAATTATGCTTGGAATCTGCGGCTGCTGAAGGTGCTACTCCAGTGAAGTCTTTGGTTTTCAAGCCAAAGACTGCCAAGAGCGCCACGCCTGTCCCAATTGTTGTAGTTGCCTTGCAAACTACGGCGACTCCATCGCCACTGATTGCCCAGGCGACCAAGACCAAGGACCCACGGTTAGCCCGTGACGATCTGTTCAAGTCTGCTTTCAACTGTGAGACTGCTAAGTCGTTCACAGTGGCTTACTTGAACGGAGTCGCCGCGTCCTCCTTCCAATTGCTGATTGACAGCCAATTGGAAAGTGTTGCCGATGATGCagttttgcaattgaacgaGACACTTTGCATCAAAAAGGGAGAATTGACCAAATTTTTGGCCCAGTTTGAGCCAGTCACGGCTGATTTCACCCAAGAAGTGAAGAAACcggaacaacaacaaaagaaaaagccTGCTCAACAGCAAACAAATAACGCAAGCTTGGAGGATGCCAAACTGATTGGTATCACTGTGGACAAGACGAAGGACTTTCCAGGATGGTACCAACAAGTTCTGACCAAAGGTGAGATGCTGGATTACTATGATGTCTCTGGTTGTTACATCTTGAGACCACCTTCTTATGCCATTTGGGAAAACATTCAACGTTGGTTCGATGATAAAATCAAGGGGCTAGGCGTGCAAAACGCTTACTTCCCCATGTTTGTGTCATCGCGTGTCcttgaaaaggaaaaggacCATGTGGAAGGTTTTGCTCCAGAAGTCGCCTGGGTCACCAGAGCAGGATCCTCTGAATTGGAAGAACCAATTGCAATCAGACCAACGTCTGAAACCGTCATGTACCCATACTATGCCAAATGGATCCAGTCGTACAGAGACTTGCCTTTGAAACTGAACCAATGGAACTCCGTCGTCAGATGGGAGTTCAAGCACCCTCAACCATTTTTGAGAACTAGAGAATTTTTGTGGCAAGAAGGTCACACTGTTTTCCtgaccaaagaggaagcagaagaagaagtcttGCAAATCCTAGATTTTTACTCCGGTGTCTACGAGGAACTACTGGCTGTCCCAGTCATTAAAGGTAGAAAAACCGAAAAGGAGAAATTTGCGGGTGGTGACTTCACCACTACTTGTGAAGGTTACATTCCCCAAACTGGTCGTGGTATCCAAGGTGCGACCTCTCATCACTTGGgtcaaaacttttccaaGATGTTTAACTTGACTGTCGAAAACCCTCAAGGTCCACAGTATCCAAAGGTCTTTGCGTGGCAAAACTCCTGGGGGCTTTCCACTCGTGTTATCGGTGTCATGGTCATGATTCACTCCGATAACAAGGGTCTAGTCATCCCACCAAGGGTTTCTCAAACGCAAGCGGTTGTCATCCCAGTTGGTATAACCAAGAAGACTTCCGATGAACAACGTAAAATCATCCATGAGTCCGCCAGAGACATTGAATCTcgtttgaagaagattggTGTTAGAGCGTTTGGTGACTACAATGACAACTACACTCCTGGGTGGAAGTTCTCCCAGTATGAACTAAAGGGTGTTCCAATTAGACTGGAGCTCGGTCCAAGGGATATTGAGCAAAACCATGTTACTGTTGTCAGAAGGTCTGACTCGCAAAAGTACAACGTTAAATTGGATGAACTCGAAACCCGCATTCCAGagattttggaagaaatGCAAAAGGACTTGTTTGAAAAGGCCAAAGAGAAATTTGATACTCACAGAGTTATTGTCAACGAGTGGAAGGACTTTGTTCCAAACCTAAATAAGAAAAAcattcttctttctccatGGTGTGGTGTGATGGAATGTGAGgaagatatcaaagaatCCTCTGCCAAGAAGGACGACggggaagaacttgaagttgatgaGAAGTCCCCAAGTATGGGTGCGAAATCTTTGTGTATCCCATTCGCTCAACcagagttgaagaaagatCAGAAATGTATCAAATGTGACCGTCCTGCCATTCAGTACTGTATGTTTGGTCGCTCCTACTAA
- the TLG2 gene encoding t-SNARE syntaxin TLG2 (similar to Saccharomyces cerevisiae TLG2 (YOL018C); ancestral locus Anc_1.372): MFRDRTNLYKSYRRTYPRSNELTSASDPFLDAGADDVDAELEDIELGSYAGESGSAGDSAAVYARNSLPPLFVDIAGDIDGYLHEVNDSTEQLMKLYRKNALPGFEDKTHDERLIEDLSFKALQLFQKCHNIIKKLERIYETQYLEGRHLNRAELIILQNMTKRYAQKIQWESNKFRVLQNNYLKFLNKDDLKPIFPKGNEDSARLLLEEEERVGASAMQDDIEEYSKQTLQKQVHKAQSSDQQFLEERDEEIAQLARGVFEVSTIFREMQDLIINQGTIVDRIDYNLENTAISLREADKQLNSATHYQKRTQKCKIILLLALCVVALFCFVMLKPHSKTSVEYRTAPTDPKPVAEYGGDSGTGQGNKNNGNTNNNQNQNNHNNQNQNNHNNQNNHNDGNIEVSDGDVREIIVAEAHEITKRKLIIQNYLI, encoded by the coding sequence ATGTTCAGGGACAGGACGAATCTGTACAAGTCGTACCGGCGTACTTATCCGCGGTCGAACGAGCTGACCAGTGCGTCGGACCCGTTTTTGGATGCTGGGGCGGATGACGTGGATGCGGAGCTGGAGGATATTGAGTTGGGTAGTTATGCTGGGGAGTCCGGGTCTGCTGGTGACTCTGCGGCAGTGTATGCCCGGAATTCGCTTCCCCCACTGTTTGTGGATATCGCTGGGGACATTGATGGGTATTTGCACGAGGTGAACGACAGCACGGAGCAATTGATGAAGTTGTACCGGAAGAATGCGCTGCCCGGGTTTGAGGATAAGACACACGACGAGAGGTTGATTGAGGACCTCAGTTTTAAAGCGCTGCAGCTGTTCCAGAAATGTCACAACATtatcaagaagttggagCGGATCTACGAAACACAGTACTTGGAGGGCCGACACCTTAATAGGGCAGAGCTGATTATTTTGCAGAATATGACGAAGAGGTACGCGCAGAAAATCCAGTGGGAGAGCAACAAGTTTAGGGTCTTGCAGAACAATTACCTGAAGTTCCTGAACAAAGACGATTTGAAGCCCATCTTCCCGAAGGGGAACGAAGACTCGGCAAGGTTACTTctcgaggaggaggagcGAGTGGGTGCATCTGCGATGCAAGATGACATCGAGGAGTATTCAAAGCAGACGTTGCAGAAACAGGTCCACAAGGCTCAAAGCAGCGAccagcagtttctggagGAGCGCGATGAGGAGATCGCACAGTTGGCTCGCGGTGTCTTCGAAGTAAGCACAATTTTTAGAGAAATGCAGGACCTGATTATCAACCAGGGCACAATCGTGGACCGTATTGACTACAACCTGGAGAATACGGCAATCAGTCTGCGGGAGGCCGATAAACAACTCAATAGCGCGACACACTACCAGAAGAGAACGCAGAAATGTAAAATAATACTGTTATTGGCCCTTTGCGTGGTCGCtttgttctgttttgtGATGTTGAAACCACATTCGAAAACAAGTGTGGAATATAGAACCGCGCCGACTGATCCGAAGCCCGTAGCTGAGTACGGCGGAGACTCCGGTACGGGCCAGGGCAACAAAAATAATGGCAATACCAATAACAATCAGAATCAAAATAATCACAACAATCAGAATCAGAATAACCACAACAATCAGAATAATCACAACGACGGCAACATTGAAGTAAGCGATGGGGATGTCCGGGAAATCATAGTGGCAGAGGCGCACGAAATAACGAAGAGGAAGTTGATAATACAAAACTATTTGATATAA
- the CDC14 gene encoding phosphoprotein phosphatase CDC14 (similar to Saccharomyces cerevisiae CDC14 (YFR028C); ancestral locus Anc_1.349): MRRSIYLDNTIEFLKGRVYLGAYDYTPEDTDEVVFFTVEDSIFYNSFHLDFGPMNIGHLYRFAVVFHEILNDPENSNKAVVFYSSASSRQRANAACMLCCYMILVQGWTPHQVLQPLAQVDPPFMPFRDAGYSNADFEITIQDVIYGVWRSKEKGLIDLHSFNLEVYEKYEHVENGDFNLLTPDFIAFASPQEDERINDVGGNYKSHLNQPFRSVLKFFSENDVQLVVRLNSHLYNKKHFEDLGIKHVDMIFEDGTCPDLSIVKSFVGAADTIIKRGGKIAVHCKAGLGRTGCLIGAHLIYTYGFTANECIGFLRFIRPGMVVGPQQHWLYLHQNDFREWKYTMRLSLQQSDLIGGLFPLVPVEQYRLQKKKLKDGRKEWQNGRDVTTTPGQSKLSDSVMPSSAFSSVAVPQHSPGQPRKGQNGSNTIEDIAKVKNIDAKENNANVAVDNNSDEDMMQTDESSNGRINNKGSQTIPTNGNGKDDALLKQLLPKNRRAMSGRRLPSSAGGVRKMSGTKKGIS, from the coding sequence ATGAGAAGAAGCATCTACTTGGACAACACTATCGAATTTCTGAAAGGGAGGGTGTATCTGGGAGCGTACGACTATACCCCAGAGGATACCGATGAGGTCGTTTTCTTCACAGTGGAGGACTCAATCTTCTACAACAGTTTCCATCTAGACTTTGGTCCAATGAACATTGGCCATCTGTACCGTTTTGCCGTTGTCTTCCACGAAATACTAAATGATCCGGAGAATTCAAACAAAGCCGTCGTTTTCTATTCATCAGCATCTTCTAGGCAGAGGGCCAATGCAGCCTGCATGCTCTGCTGTTACATGATCCTTGTTCAAGGGTGGACACCGCATCAAGTGCTGCAGCCGCTGGCTCAGGTGGATCCTCCGTTCATGCCATTCAGAGACGCAGGTTATTCGAATGCAGACTTTGAAATCACTATACAAGATGTCATTTACGGTGTTTGGAGGTCTAAGGAGAAAGGGTTAATAGACCTGCATTCTTTCAACTTGGAAGTCTACGAGAAGTACGAACACGTTGAAAATGGTGATTTTAATTTGTTGACTCCAGATTTCATCGCCTTTGCCTCCCCCCAAGAGGACGAAAGAATAAACGATGTTGGTGGGAACTATAAATCCCATTTGAACCAACCCTTTCGAAGTGTTCTTAAATTTTTTTCGGAAAATGACGTTCAACTGGTAGTACGACTAAACTCCCACCTCTATAATAAGAAACATTTTGAGGACCTGGGGATCAAGCATGTTGACATGATTTTCGAAGATGGTACATGCCCAGACTTATCAATTGTGAAAAGCTTTGTCGGGGCAGCAGACACAATAATTAAAAGGGGAGGCAAAATTGCCGTTCATTGCAAGGCTGGTTTAGGAAGAACGGGCTGCTTGATAGGTGCACACCTAATCTACACATACGGATTTACTGCAAACGAGTGTATCGGATTTTTAAGATTTATTAGACCCGGTATGGTAGTTGGTCCACAGCAACACTGGTTGTATTTGCATCAGAATGACTTTAGGGAGTGGAAATACACCATGAGACTGTCATTACAACAGAGCGATCTGATCGGCGGGTTGTTCCCGCTGGTGCCGGTAGAGCAGTATCGTCtacagaagaaaaaattgaaagatGGGAGAAAGGAATGGCAAAATGGTAGAGATGTAACAACTACTCCAGGTCAAAGCAAATTGTCGGATTCTGTCATGCCAAGTAGCGCGTTTTCCTCCGTTGCAGTGCCACAGCACTCTCCAGGTCAGCCAAGGAAAGGCCAAAATGGTTCCAACACGATTGAGGATATTGCAAAAGTGAAGAATATCGATGCGAAGGAGAACAACGCCAATGTTGCCGTGGACAACAACTCTGACGAAGACATGATGCAAACGGACGAATCTAGCAATGGAAGGATAAACAATAAAGGTAGTCAGACGATTCCCACCAACGGCAACGGCAAAGACGATGCCCTTCTGAAACAATTGTTACCAAAGAATAGACGGGCCATGTCGGGTAGGAGGCTACCCAGTTCAGCAGGTGGTGTTAGAAAAATGAGTGGGACCAAAAAGGGCATCTCGTAG